In Bacteroidia bacterium, a genomic segment contains:
- a CDS encoding glucose 1-dehydrogenase: MENTPLPGIKQFDLTGRLAIITGGSKGLGLAMAEGLASAGANIMLVNRDETQGQAAAAEIETKYRVKAIAFGGDVTDIRVTEAMAAKAMAAFGRIDILINNAGINIRGPIDELSPDDFKKVMDVNVNGVWNASRAVVPFMKKAGIGRIINIASTLGLVGLANRTPYASSKGAVVQMTRALALELAPFNIMVNAICPGPFLTEMNIPIADSAEAKQFVVGATALGRWAELKEIQGAAILLAGDAASYMVGSILTVDGGWTAK, from the coding sequence GGCTTGGGTCTGGCCATGGCCGAAGGACTGGCATCTGCCGGAGCAAACATCATGCTGGTCAACCGCGACGAAACACAGGGACAGGCTGCCGCAGCCGAAATAGAAACAAAATACCGCGTAAAGGCAATTGCTTTTGGCGGAGATGTAACTGACATCCGCGTGACTGAGGCGATGGCAGCAAAGGCGATGGCGGCTTTCGGGCGAATAGACATCCTCATCAATAACGCTGGCATCAATATCCGCGGGCCCATCGACGAACTCTCACCCGATGATTTTAAAAAAGTCATGGACGTCAACGTCAACGGCGTCTGGAATGCATCCCGTGCAGTTGTACCTTTTATGAAAAAAGCCGGCATCGGCCGGATTATCAATATTGCCAGTACGCTCGGACTGGTAGGTCTTGCCAACCGCACACCCTACGCTTCCAGCAAGGGGGCCGTGGTGCAAATGACCCGCGCCCTGGCGCTCGAACTTGCACCATTTAATATCATGGTGAACGCGATCTGCCCGGGGCCGTTTCTTACCGAAATGAATATTCCTATAGCCGACAGCGCAGAAGCCAAACAGTTTGTCGTAGGCGCTACTGCCCTTGGCCGTTGGGCCGAACTAAAGGAAATACAGGGCGCAGCCATTTTACTTGCCGGAGACGCCGCCAGCTATATGGTTGGATCTATCCTTACGGTTGACGGCGGCTGGACTGCGAAGTAG
- a CDS encoding FecR domain-containing protein, which yields MNFEDYKDFLANDFACDEDFIRWVSNPHPVDETFWKGFISEYPGSRSEVEEAAEIVRKSRDFFSGITLDRREKSEIHKQLLEKIHTDTQYKALFRPARKFVFRWAAVIILLVACGYSFYWYQGRQRYQEFETAFGETLRLTLPDGSLIRLNAHSTIGYYSNWDIRENRCVWLQGEAFFEVTKKPETQAKFLVHANDLVVQVLGTKFNVNTRKEKTRVVLNEGQIQLTLNSEVEKPIFMIPGDMVDYDPKGNHLIQTKVNAELHSSWKEGIQLFDKTPFPEIIDKMEEIYGITIQLNDKSLKERKMTMGIPVEDLTIALATVESVLGLKIIRIDNKNFVIN from the coding sequence ATGAATTTTGAGGATTATAAGGATTTTCTGGCCAATGATTTTGCCTGTGATGAAGATTTCATCAGGTGGGTCTCCAACCCCCACCCTGTGGATGAAACCTTCTGGAAAGGATTTATTTCCGAATACCCCGGTAGCCGGTCTGAGGTGGAGGAAGCGGCTGAAATTGTTCGTAAATCCAGGGATTTTTTCTCAGGTATCACCCTTGACAGGCGGGAAAAATCAGAAATACACAAACAACTACTTGAGAAGATCCATACAGATACTCAATATAAAGCCCTTTTTCGTCCGGCTCGTAAGTTTGTTTTCCGCTGGGCAGCAGTAATCATCCTGCTGGTCGCATGTGGATACTCTTTTTATTGGTATCAGGGGAGACAACGTTATCAAGAATTCGAAACTGCGTTTGGAGAAACGTTGAGGCTGACTTTACCTGACGGATCTTTGATCAGACTGAATGCCCATTCGACTATTGGTTATTATTCAAATTGGGATATAAGAGAAAACCGGTGTGTATGGTTGCAGGGAGAAGCTTTTTTTGAAGTAACCAAAAAACCAGAAACACAAGCTAAGTTTTTGGTTCATGCCAATGATCTGGTTGTACAGGTTTTAGGTACAAAGTTTAATGTAAATACCCGAAAAGAGAAAACCCGTGTAGTATTAAATGAAGGTCAGATACAACTTACGCTGAACAGTGAGGTGGAGAAGCCGATATTTATGATTCCGGGCGATATGGTGGACTATGATCCTAAGGGCAACCACCTGATACAAACCAAAGTCAACGCCGAATTGCACAGCTCATGGAAAGAGGGGATCCAGTTGTTTGATAAAACCCCCTTCCCGGAAATCATCGATAAGATGGAGGAAATCTATGGAATAACCATTCAGCTAAATGACAAAAGTCTGAAAGAAAGAAAAATGACAATGGGTATTCCAGTGGAGGATTTGACCATTGCTTTGGCCACTGTCGAAAGTGTGCTGGGGTTAAAAATTATCAGAATCGACAATAAGAATTTTGTAATAAACTAA
- a CDS encoding alpha-glucosidase, with protein MKKSLLILALVAMVSGCFDQKKSDINTESLAGEERTWWKEGVLYQIYPQSFKDTDGDGFGDFKGVIEKLDYIQSLGVTMVWMNPFFESPLIDNGYDVADYRAIHPRYGTMEDFQQMLDGFHQRGIKFVLDVVVNHSSNEHEWFKQSRSSRDNPYRDYYHWWPAEKGEPPFRYSLFSPEGAWKYDSLTNAYYLHIFAEQQPDLNWENPKLRQEVYDIMKFWAEKGVDGFRMDAFQFASKDTTWPEFPEGHEKEFTKWYGVRPQLHEYLKEMNEEVVSKYNVFAVAEGAGSTFQDAHDLVDADRKELQMAYHFESVDMSKTTAGYELSEFKEIFSRWDSAFAEKGWIAIFLSNHDNSRLVDRFGNPGPEFRTVSVQMLNTFLLSMRGTPYTYYGDEIGMTNIDMPNIEEYVDVAALGDYQRAMEQGKNMDEFMEQLNYYSRENGRTPMQWDDSPNAGFTTGTPWKKVNENYTAINVAAQNENPGSILNHFRKLTAIRKNNPVLVYGQYELIQKEHPQIYAFTRTLDEEKLLVVLNFSKEISAIKLPEISNTSEIVVNNYPACEIEGNNVQLLPYQAIIFKIND; from the coding sequence ATGAAAAAAAGCTTATTGATTTTGGCTTTGGTAGCCATGGTGTCTGGCTGCTTCGATCAAAAGAAATCTGATATAAACACAGAATCTCTGGCAGGAGAAGAAAGAACGTGGTGGAAAGAAGGAGTTCTATATCAGATATATCCTCAAAGTTTTAAAGATACAGACGGAGATGGATTTGGCGACTTTAAAGGAGTGATCGAAAAACTGGACTATATCCAAAGCCTGGGGGTAACGATGGTATGGATGAATCCATTTTTTGAGTCTCCCTTAATAGACAATGGGTATGATGTTGCGGATTATCGCGCCATTCATCCCCGATATGGGACAATGGAAGATTTTCAGCAAATGTTGGACGGTTTTCATCAGCGAGGCATAAAATTCGTTCTGGATGTCGTGGTCAATCACAGCAGCAATGAACACGAATGGTTTAAACAATCCCGAAGTTCAAGGGATAATCCTTATCGGGATTACTATCATTGGTGGCCGGCCGAAAAAGGCGAACCTCCTTTCCGATATAGTCTTTTTTCCCCGGAAGGCGCATGGAAATATGACTCTCTGACCAATGCCTATTATCTCCACATCTTCGCCGAACAGCAGCCTGACCTCAATTGGGAAAATCCAAAACTGCGGCAGGAAGTTTATGACATTATGAAATTTTGGGCAGAAAAAGGAGTAGATGGTTTTAGAATGGATGCTTTCCAGTTTGCAAGTAAGGATACCACCTGGCCGGAATTTCCTGAAGGACATGAAAAGGAGTTTACTAAATGGTATGGCGTGCGGCCTCAATTACACGAATATTTGAAGGAAATGAATGAAGAAGTGGTTTCCAAATACAATGTTTTTGCAGTAGCCGAAGGCGCAGGCAGTACCTTTCAGGATGCACATGATCTGGTAGATGCCGACCGGAAGGAACTTCAAATGGCTTATCATTTTGAATCGGTAGATATGTCCAAGACAACAGCCGGTTATGAGTTGTCTGAATTTAAGGAAATATTCAGTCGGTGGGATAGTGCTTTTGCAGAGAAAGGCTGGATAGCCATTTTTCTATCCAATCATGACAATTCGCGTTTAGTCGATCGCTTTGGAAACCCAGGTCCCGAATTCAGAACGGTTTCGGTGCAAATGCTCAATACGTTTTTGCTAAGTATGAGAGGGACGCCTTATACATATTATGGCGACGAAATAGGCATGACCAATATTGATATGCCAAATATCGAAGAATATGTTGATGTAGCTGCCCTTGGTGATTACCAAAGAGCGATGGAGCAAGGAAAAAATATGGACGAATTCATGGAGCAACTCAACTATTATTCGAGAGAAAACGGGCGTACCCCCATGCAATGGGATGACTCCCCAAATGCAGGATTTACGACGGGTACGCCGTGGAAAAAGGTCAATGAAAACTATACTGCCATAAATGTCGCAGCGCAAAATGAAAACCCCGGCAGCATTTTAAATCATTTTAGAAAATTGACCGCAATAAGAAAAAATAACCCTGTCCTGGTGTATGGCCAATATGAGTTAATCCAGAAAGAACATCCTCAGATTTATGCTTTTACCAGAACCTTAGACGAAGAAAAACTGCTGGTGGTGTTAAATTTTTCAAAGGAGATATCGGCAATTAAACTTCCCGAAATCAGCAACACTTCCGAAATAGTAGTCAATAATTATCCTGCCTGCGAGATCGAAGGTAATAACGTCCAACTGTTGCCTTATCAGGCGATTATTTTTAAAATCAACGATTAA
- a CDS encoding DUF3820 family protein, translating to MPSPDNFPNTPDPKILMELVTHKMPFGKYQGRLLCDLPVFYLEWFHREGFPPGKLGAQLATLYEIKTNGLDEILHRLKKMR from the coding sequence ATGCCCAGCCCTGACAATTTCCCCAATACACCCGATCCAAAGATTCTGATGGAACTGGTGACACACAAAATGCCCTTTGGCAAATATCAGGGCCGCCTGCTCTGCGACCTTCCCGTATTTTACCTGGAATGGTTTCACCGGGAAGGATTCCCTCCCGGCAAACTCGGCGCTCAACTGGCGACCCTGTACGAAATCAAAACCAATGGGCTCGATGAAATCCTTCACCGGCTCAAAAAGATGCGCTAA
- a CDS encoding sigma-70 family RNA polymerase sigma factor yields MDTRTNDQVIWNEFRKGNERAFSLLFFRYSDLLLSYGYALAKDRELIKDCIQELFLDIWKRREQLGELEKVNHYLLKAFRRIVLRRVRQDEKRRYMYNPADEFFDLPTEEQIILNEADNFLSEYMADKINHLPQRQKEIIYLKYYQNLSYDEIGEIMGLQQQAAWNLFSRAVNRLREMIPNRRHILPTIFMAFIFAF; encoded by the coding sequence ATGGATACCAGAACGAATGATCAGGTAATATGGAATGAGTTCCGAAAGGGAAATGAAAGGGCTTTTTCCCTATTATTTTTCAGATATAGTGATCTGCTGTTAAGTTATGGATATGCGCTGGCAAAAGACAGGGAATTGATTAAAGATTGTATTCAGGAGCTATTTCTCGACATTTGGAAAAGAAGGGAGCAACTGGGAGAACTGGAAAAAGTCAATCATTACTTACTAAAAGCATTTAGACGAATCGTTCTTCGCCGTGTCAGACAGGATGAAAAACGCCGCTATATGTATAATCCTGCAGATGAGTTTTTTGACCTGCCTACGGAGGAGCAGATTATCCTGAATGAAGCGGATAATTTCCTTAGTGAATACATGGCAGATAAAATCAATCACCTCCCTCAAAGACAAAAAGAGATTATCTATCTGAAATATTACCAGAACCTTTCTTACGATGAAATCGGTGAAATCATGGGCCTCCAGCAACAGGCTGCATGGAATCTTTTTTCTCGCGCAGTGAACCGGCTCAGAGAAATGATTCCTAACCGCCGGCATATACTTCCCACCATTTTTATGGCCTTTATTTTCGCCTTCTGA
- a CDS encoding mandelate racemase/muconate lactonizing enzyme family protein, whose product MNLKRRKFLSTSAVGIGLASLPFFSCQPSPPSPVRETDYTLLDEVLASPVLKKEWFATPLIIESLELLRYEDNFICRVRTRDGAEGLSVSNNDQMVSLYPIFLNRLQPFFIGKDARELESLLEEVYVYQSNYKLQNLALWVPLATIEFALLDLLGKVAGKSIGALIGDIHNPRISVYQANNYRGKSAEASMALIQKQVEETQAKALKVKVGGRMSKNADYPPGRTEKLIPLVRETFGEGMTIYADSNGSYDVKEAIRVGKILEEYHYDFYEEPVPFDWYEETKAVADALNIPVAGGEQEPSLHQFRWLIGNNGLQIVQPDMFYFGGMIRSMRVARMAAAMGKTCTPHISGSGLGYLYMMHFVSAVPNAGPFHEFKGFNNELPLECSTSSLTSEAGVVTVPTGPGLGVEIDPDFVGRHVVLG is encoded by the coding sequence ATGAACCTCAAACGCCGAAAATTCCTCTCAACTTCTGCGGTTGGAATCGGATTGGCCTCTCTGCCATTTTTTTCCTGCCAGCCGTCTCCCCCTTCGCCTGTGAGGGAAACAGACTACACTCTGCTTGATGAAGTGCTCGCCAGCCCCGTGCTGAAAAAAGAATGGTTTGCCACACCCCTTATCATCGAAAGCCTGGAGTTGCTCCGCTACGAAGACAATTTTATCTGCCGGGTGAGAACCCGCGACGGCGCGGAAGGCCTTTCCGTGAGCAACAACGATCAGATGGTTTCCCTGTACCCGATATTTCTCAATCGGTTACAGCCATTTTTTATTGGCAAAGATGCCCGCGAACTGGAATCATTGCTGGAAGAGGTGTATGTCTATCAAAGCAATTACAAGCTTCAGAATCTGGCTTTGTGGGTTCCGCTCGCGACGATCGAGTTTGCTTTGCTCGACCTGCTGGGTAAAGTCGCAGGAAAATCTATCGGAGCACTTATCGGTGATATTCACAATCCCCGGATCTCTGTTTACCAGGCCAATAACTACCGGGGCAAATCGGCAGAAGCGTCCATGGCCCTGATCCAAAAGCAAGTAGAAGAAACACAGGCCAAAGCGCTGAAAGTAAAGGTAGGTGGCAGAATGAGTAAAAATGCAGATTACCCTCCGGGCCGAACCGAAAAACTCATTCCCCTTGTAAGAGAAACCTTTGGTGAAGGAATGACCATTTACGCCGACTCCAATGGCTCTTATGATGTAAAGGAAGCCATTCGTGTGGGAAAAATTCTGGAGGAATATCACTATGATTTTTACGAAGAACCCGTGCCGTTTGACTGGTACGAAGAGACCAAAGCCGTTGCAGACGCGCTCAATATTCCCGTCGCAGGCGGAGAGCAGGAACCCAGCTTGCACCAGTTTCGCTGGCTGATTGGCAACAACGGTTTACAGATTGTGCAGCCCGATATGTTTTATTTTGGGGGAATGATCCGATCGATGCGCGTAGCGCGGATGGCTGCGGCTATGGGAAAAACCTGTACGCCACATATTTCCGGCTCAGGGCTGGGGTATTTGTACATGATGCATTTTGTGTCCGCAGTACCTAATGCAGGCCCATTTCACGAATTTAAGGGATTCAACAACGAACTACCGCTGGAATGCAGCACATCTTCACTGACCAGTGAAGCAGGGGTAGTGACAGTCCCTACCGGCCCGGGCCTGGGCGTGGAGATCGATCCAGACTTTGTAGGGAGGCATGTGGTTTTGGGGTAA
- a CDS encoding ATP-binding protein, producing the protein MIPREIASIVLENLSYFPVTGIIGPRQAGKTTLARAIINDIKKPVIHLDLELESDLFKLDDAETFLRFHQEKLIVIDEIQRLPRLFPLLRALVDEKRTPGRFLILGSASPGIVRESSESLAGRVAYSELTPFSLREVKNVVTMEDHWIRGGFPEPLLMDNPVIAWRWIDNFIHTFLERDLRMLGYEIAPEAMRRALLMLTSVHGNLLNISEISRSLGISSATLGRYLDILEGSFLIHRLPPFFANVSKRLVKAPKFYFRESGVFHALAGINSYEQLLNHRALGASWEGYVIEQIRRTVPERWQLFFYRTHAGAEADLVMLSPSGNRYLVEIKRALSAPVSRGFFQVKEDLQPEGQFVIVPEGEAFPRSDGTIVCGLMEFLEVILPGLS; encoded by the coding sequence ATGATTCCCAGAGAAATCGCAAGTATCGTACTCGAAAACCTGTCTTATTTTCCTGTTACAGGTATAATTGGGCCCCGCCAGGCTGGAAAGACTACCCTTGCCAGGGCGATTATCAACGATATTAAAAAGCCGGTTATCCATTTGGATCTGGAATTAGAAAGCGATTTGTTTAAGCTGGATGATGCCGAAACATTTTTGCGGTTTCATCAGGAGAAATTGATAGTGATTGATGAGATCCAGCGGCTCCCTCGTCTTTTCCCGCTTCTGCGTGCACTGGTGGATGAAAAACGTACGCCAGGTCGATTTCTAATTTTAGGTTCTGCCTCACCCGGTATTGTCAGGGAAAGTTCGGAATCGCTGGCAGGCAGAGTCGCCTATTCAGAACTCACTCCATTTTCCCTCCGTGAAGTAAAGAATGTAGTTACGATGGAAGACCATTGGATAAGGGGCGGATTTCCCGAACCCTTGCTGATGGATAACCCTGTGATTGCATGGCGGTGGATAGATAATTTTATTCATACATTTCTGGAGCGGGATCTTCGTATGTTAGGCTACGAGATTGCTCCGGAAGCCATGAGGAGAGCATTATTAATGCTGACCTCAGTACATGGAAACCTCTTGAATATTAGTGAAATCAGCCGTTCTCTGGGTATATCATCTGCTACATTGGGGCGCTACCTGGATATATTGGAGGGAAGTTTTCTGATCCATCGGTTACCTCCGTTTTTTGCCAATGTCAGTAAAAGGCTGGTAAAAGCTCCCAAGTTTTATTTCAGGGAATCGGGCGTGTTTCATGCTCTGGCAGGTATCAACAGCTACGAACAATTGCTCAATCACCGCGCATTGGGCGCTTCCTGGGAAGGATATGTCATTGAACAGATCCGCCGTACTGTCCCTGAAAGATGGCAGTTGTTTTTTTACCGTACACATGCAGGCGCAGAAGCAGACCTGGTCATGCTCAGCCCTTCAGGTAATCGATACCTCGTTGAAATCAAGCGCGCATTATCTGCGCCGGTTAGCAGAGGTTTTTTTCAGGTAAAAGAAGACCTTCAACCCGAAGGGCAGTTTGTAATCGTACCAGAGGGAGAAGCGTTCCCACGATCTGATGGCACGATTGTCTGTGGATTGATGGAGTTTCTGGAAGTGATTTTGCCGGGGTTGAGTTAA
- a CDS encoding cellulase family glycosylhydrolase gives MDNQFSSDRRDFLKKSGILAGGMMLAGQTAIASFSRPQNKLPRWKGFNLLDFFSPDPATARDGTSEEYFKWMSDWGFDFVRIPMAYPSYLKFDRTQNITTDRIRKVDRKATDKIEQLVYLAHKYNLHVSLNLHRGPGYCVNAGFYEPYNLWKDQEAQDDFCWHWKFWAKRFKNVSPDKISFDLLNEPSMREDMNDQHSKRSAVPGDVYRKVAKAAAEAIWSVNPDHFIIADGNNVGRDVIPEITDLNIAQSCRGYNPGIISHYKAPWVYKDTENLPEPVWPGQVGDQYLSRKMLEDMYQPWIELAQKGVGVHCGECGCWNKTPHKVFLAWFEDVLDILTENNIGYALWEFRGSFGLIDSGRADVAYEDWQGHKLDRKLLTLLQKY, from the coding sequence ATGGACAATCAATTTTCCTCTGATCGCCGCGATTTTCTCAAGAAATCGGGTATTCTGGCAGGCGGTATGATGCTGGCCGGCCAAACCGCTATCGCTTCTTTTTCCAGACCACAGAACAAACTTCCCCGCTGGAAAGGATTTAATCTGCTTGATTTCTTTTCTCCCGATCCTGCCACTGCACGCGATGGAACGAGTGAGGAGTATTTCAAATGGATGTCTGACTGGGGATTTGATTTTGTGCGGATTCCCATGGCCTATCCATCGTACCTGAAGTTTGACCGAACACAAAACATCACCACCGACCGAATCCGCAAGGTTGACCGGAAAGCTACAGACAAGATCGAACAACTGGTCTATCTTGCGCATAAGTACAACCTCCATGTGAGTCTCAATCTCCACCGCGGGCCGGGTTACTGTGTGAATGCGGGTTTTTATGAACCCTACAATCTGTGGAAAGATCAGGAAGCCCAGGACGATTTCTGTTGGCACTGGAAGTTTTGGGCCAAAAGGTTTAAAAATGTTTCCCCCGACAAAATCAGCTTTGACCTGCTCAATGAGCCCAGTATGCGGGAAGATATGAATGACCAGCACTCCAAACGCAGCGCTGTACCGGGCGATGTGTACCGAAAAGTGGCGAAGGCAGCGGCAGAAGCAATCTGGAGTGTAAATCCTGACCATTTTATCATTGCCGACGGCAATAATGTAGGGCGCGATGTGATCCCCGAAATCACGGACCTCAATATCGCTCAAAGCTGCCGGGGATACAATCCGGGGATTATTTCCCACTATAAAGCGCCCTGGGTATATAAAGACACCGAAAACCTTCCCGAACCTGTATGGCCCGGACAAGTCGGGGATCAGTACCTGAGCCGGAAGATGCTCGAAGACATGTACCAACCCTGGATCGAGCTTGCACAAAAAGGAGTCGGCGTACACTGCGGAGAATGTGGGTGCTGGAACAAAACCCCTCACAAAGTCTTTCTCGCCTGGTTTGAGGATGTGCTGGATATATTGACGGAAAACAATATTGGCTACGCCTTATGGGAGTTTAGAGGCAGCTTCGGCCTGATCGATTCCGGGCGGGCAGACGTAGCTTATGAAGATTGGCAGGGACATAAACTCGACCGGAAACTGCTGACGCTGTTGCAAAAATACTAG